A single genomic interval of Prionailurus viverrinus isolate Anna chromosome A2, UM_Priviv_1.0, whole genome shotgun sequence harbors:
- the NPVF gene encoding pro-FMRFamide-related neuropeptide VF, translated as MKVISSKCFILLTLATSSLLTSSIFCTDELMMSNFHSKENYDKYSEPKGDPEGEKERSLSFEELQDWGPKTVIKMSAPTVNKMPHSAANLPLRFGRTMEEERSTGAMANLPLRFGRNIKESISRHVPNLPQRFGRTTAKSVAKTQSDLLQQSMLSPSASELLYSMNCQPREIQNPDQKHPWRLGFKKIDDTELKQEK; from the exons atgaaagttatttcatcaaaatgctttattttattgacTTTGGCCACTTCAAGCTTGTTAACATCAAGCATCTTTTGTACAGATGAATTAATGATGTCCAAttttcacagcaaagaaaattatgACAAATATTCTGAG CCTAAAGGAGACcctgagggagaaaaggaaagaagtctCAGTTTTGAAGAGCTCCAAGACTGGGGTCCAAAAACTGTCATTAAGATGAGTGCACCCACAGTCAACAAAATGCCACACTCAGCTGCCAATTTGCCATTGAGATTTGGGAGGAccatggaagaagaaagaagcactGGGGCAATGGCCAACCTGCCCCTGAGATTtggaagaaatataaaggaaagtaTCTCAAGACATGTTCCTAATCTGCCCCAAAGGTTTGGGAGAACAACGGCCAAAAGCGTCGCCAAGACACAGAGTGATTTGCTCCAACAATCCATGCTTTCACCATCTGCCAGTGAGTTACTCTACTCCATGAACTGCCAGCCCCGAGAAATCCAGAATCCTGATCAAAAACACCCATG GAGACTGGGATTCAAGAAAATAGACGATACagaactgaaacaagaaaaataa